GTGTGCACCTCGCCGCCGGCCTGCCGGGTCCGGGCCGCCACCCGTTCGTCGACCGCACCACGCTGGACAGCCCCCTCCCACTTGTCCGGTAGCGCGACTCGGAAGCCGTGCGCGTCAAGTTGCATGCGGGTCGTGCAGCTCCCTTCGAGGGACGGGGACGGAGCGGGTGCGGTGGACGATTGTCACCGCAGGACGATCGCGACGGCGACAGCGGCCACGACCAGCTGGCCGAGGCGGGTCACGAGGGATGCCCTCTTTCGTGCCCGATCAACCGTGGCCAGTGTCCGTCGCAGGGCGGCCACCGTCCGGACACGGCCTGCGGCGACCAGCGGCACCGAGCGCACCAACCCGAACACCACGCCGATCAGCGCACCGGCCAGAGGCGACCCAGACACCAGCGCCGTCGCCCACATGACCCAGACGATGCTGGCCGGGACGATGGTGACCACCCCTGCGCCGAGCTGGGCCCCGAATCCGACCCCGTAGACCCACCCGCGGTAGGTCGTCAACCAGCGCTCGTCGACCTGGCGGTGGACCGACGGCACGCCGGTCGTCGCGTCGAGCACCAGCCCGGCGAGGGCCAGCCCGGCCACCACCA
The nucleotide sequence above comes from Euzebya pacifica. Encoded proteins:
- a CDS encoding sulfite exporter TauE/SafE family protein yields the protein MLSSISPVGEAARQQRWSLTVAAYVVGSAGAGTGTGALLGLLGSAGWGLAGGMPSDGSVLLVVAGLALAGLVLDATTGVPSVHRQVDERWLTTYRGWVYGVGFGAQLGAGVVTIVPASIVWVMWATALVSGSPLAGALIGVVFGLVRSVPLVAAGRVRTVAALRRTLATVDRARKRASLVTRLGQLVVAAVAVAIVLR